Proteins encoded within one genomic window of Bacillus sp. 1NLA3E:
- a CDS encoding hemolysin family protein — protein MELINLFIIAVLIALTAFFVASEFAIVKVRSSRIDQLLAEGKKNAVSAKKVITHLDEYLSACQLGITITALGLGWLGEPTFESIMRPVFKHLPLNESIEHIISFGIAFSIVTFLHVVIGELSPKTFAIQKAEQIALSFSKPLILFYKILFPFIWTLNTSARLFTGLFGLKPASEHEIAHSEEELRIILSESFEQGEINQSEYSYVNNIFEFDNRLAKEIMVPRTEIVTLEKDASLEEMFVVISEEKFTRYPIVDGDKDNIIGIINIKELLTATLIVNSEGFSIEQFINPVIRVIETIPIHDLLLKMQKERNHMAILLDEYGGTAGLVTVEDILEEIVGEIRDEFDSDEIPLIRKVDTNHYIFDAKLLIEDVNDLLATHIPDDDVDTIGGWILTQKYDVKLGDIVNFEGFEFKVKELDGHHILYVEVQKQKSSIENVKTGEE, from the coding sequence TTGGAACTTATTAACCTTTTCATTATTGCAGTTTTAATTGCATTGACAGCTTTTTTTGTTGCATCGGAGTTTGCGATTGTAAAGGTCCGCTCAAGTAGAATTGACCAACTGTTGGCAGAGGGTAAAAAAAATGCCGTTTCTGCAAAAAAAGTCATCACCCATTTGGACGAATATTTATCGGCGTGTCAATTAGGGATTACGATCACTGCTTTAGGACTAGGTTGGCTTGGTGAACCAACCTTTGAGTCAATTATGCGCCCGGTGTTCAAACATTTACCACTAAACGAATCAATTGAACACATTATCTCATTTGGCATTGCCTTTTCTATCGTCACGTTTTTACATGTTGTAATTGGAGAGCTATCACCAAAAACGTTCGCTATTCAAAAGGCAGAACAGATTGCTTTATCTTTTTCAAAGCCACTAATCTTGTTTTATAAAATTTTGTTTCCCTTTATTTGGACTCTTAATACTTCAGCTCGATTATTCACTGGATTGTTTGGACTGAAACCTGCTTCTGAGCATGAGATTGCCCATAGTGAAGAGGAGCTGCGGATTATTTTATCTGAAAGCTTCGAGCAGGGGGAGATCAACCAGTCAGAGTACAGCTATGTGAACAATATTTTTGAATTCGATAATCGACTAGCAAAGGAAATAATGGTCCCACGGACAGAAATTGTTACCTTAGAAAAGGATGCTTCTCTTGAAGAAATGTTCGTCGTGATAAGTGAGGAGAAGTTTACCAGATACCCAATTGTTGATGGCGATAAGGATAATATTATCGGGATTATTAATATCAAAGAGTTGTTAACCGCAACTTTAATAGTTAATTCGGAAGGCTTCTCAATCGAACAGTTTATTAACCCAGTGATAAGGGTGATCGAGACGATTCCCATCCATGACCTATTGCTCAAAATGCAAAAGGAACGGAATCATATGGCGATTTTACTTGATGAATACGGTGGAACTGCAGGTTTAGTTACGGTTGAAGATATTTTGGAGGAAATTGTCGGCGAAATTCGTGATGAATTTGATTCAGATGAGATTCCGTTAATTAGGAAAGTGGATACTAACCATTATATCTTTGATGCAAAATTATTAATTGAAGATGTAAATGATCTATTAGCTACGCATATTCCAGATGATGATGTGGATACAATTGGCGGCTGGATATTAACGCAAAAATATGACGTCAAGCTGGGTGATATAGTGAATTTTGAGGGTTTTGAATTTAAAGTAAAAGAATTAGATGGCCACCATATCCTCTATGTTGAAGTGCAAAAGCAAAAATCTTCAATAGAAAATGTTAAAACCGGTGAGGAATAG